The genomic window CTGGGCCACGGTGAAGCTCTTGATGCCGTTGATGGGACCCAGATCCTTGCGGCCCGCCTGCCGCGACCAGGCGTTCATGCGGTCCGCGGTCTCCGAGGCGGAGAAGGAAGCCTGCCACTTGGAGGTCGGCGATTTCTCGCAGCACTGGGTGCGCATGCCGCGCGCCGAAGCGCCGATTGTGAGCGGCGCGATCTTGGTCCAGGTGCCGTCGCGAATGGAATCGACCGCAGACGAAGGCTCGCCGCCGCAGCAGCTCGAGTAGTAGGCGGGCACGACGCGCCCGTCGAAGACCAGGTACTGCCCGCGCGTGGTGCGGACCGCGTCAAGGCTCTTGGCGTCGGTGGTGGCCCCCACCCACGCCTGACTCGCCTGCCCGGCCACCACGTCGAAGTGACGGCGATTTCGCCACCACTCCATCTCGCACGCGGCAAAGCTGCGGGCCGCGATCGCCTGCGCCTCGTAGGCGCCCTGATGCCAGCCCTTGTAGAGCTCCTTGGCCAGCACGCCGGGCAGGTACGTTTCCAGCGGCACCGTGAAGACCAGATCGGCCGCGCCGCTGTCGGCTTCGGTGCGACGCGCGATCGTCGCGTCACCCGGATAGGAGGCGCCGCCGTATTGGATCCCTCCCGGCGCATTCTGCGGCGCCTTGACCTGGAGCGATCCGCCCTCCTTCAGTCGAAAGGTGGATGCCTGCGCGGTCCCGTTGGCCTCGACGATGCGCCAGCCACCATCCGCGGGAGAGGCTGCGATCGGCGTTCGAAAAGTTCGTCCCTGCTCCGCGCTCTCGCCCTTGAGCCAGAGCCACCCCGAGGGATGAGAAAGCACCACGGGTTCGCTGCGCAGCGACGCCACCCGGACGCGGATGTTCGGCTCGGCGGTCGGCGGCAGCGGACGCTCCTGCGGCGGCGGCAGCTTCGGCTTGCCCGGATCCTCGATGACGCGAAGATCCCCGGTCGAGGCCGTCGTCGCAGTGCCGTCGACATTTTTTTCAAGCGGGCTGCCGGGCAGCGCCGTGCGCGATCGCGACGGCGCGGGAGTTTCGCAGCCGCTGGGAAGCGTGACGTAGCCCCACGCGACGATGACCACCGCCGCGATCGCGGCGAGGAAGCGGACCGCATGCGCGGGAGGCTGCCATCCGGGGTTCACCATCGAGAAGGCTCCTTGGCCGCCCCGCGGCGGCTCGACCTCACTCCAGCGTGCGCAACGACAGTCCGTGCTCGGCGAGCCGCTCGTGGATCTCCACCAGGCTGGTGGCGCCGAAGTTCTTCACGCCCATCAGCTCGGCCTCGGTGCGGGCGGCGAGATCGCCGACCGTCTGAATGCCCAGCAATTGCAGGGCCTTGCGGCTGCGGATGCCCAGGTTGAGCGCGCCGACCGAGAGGTTCAGCACGCCGTCGGCGACGGTGCCCTTCATCTTCTCCAGGACCTCGCCGCGGACCTTGTCGTAGTGGCCGCGATCGAGCTGCTGGCCCAGGCGCAGGCC from Planctomycetota bacterium includes these protein-coding regions:
- a CDS encoding SpoIID/LytB domain-containing protein, whose translation is MVNPGWQPPAHAVRFLAAIAAVVIVAWGYVTLPSGCETPAPSRSRTALPGSPLEKNVDGTATTASTGDLRVIEDPGKPKLPPPQERPLPPTAEPNIRVRVASLRSEPVVLSHPSGWLWLKGESAEQGRTFRTPIAASPADGGWRIVEANGTAQASTFRLKEGGSLQVKAPQNAPGGIQYGGASYPGDATIARRTEADSGAADLVFTVPLETYLPGVLAKELYKGWHQGAYEAQAIAARSFAACEMEWWRNRRHFDVVAGQASQAWVGATTDAKSLDAVRTTRGQYLVFDGRVVPAYYSSCCGGEPSSAVDSIRDGTWTKIAPLTIGASARGMRTQCCEKSPTSKWQASFSASETADRMNAWSRQAGRKDLGPINGIKSFTVAQRNPANRPMSFLVVDKSGKRFAWDAEDFRIAVNSGADGSRDSLKSSALEPRVESGRLLLDGRGHGHGAGMCQYGAETMAKAGKSPQAILARYYPGSTIVTMSEGTSDAPAAQANVRQP